A segment of the Geoglobus ahangari genome:
GATAGACAGGGAGAGGGGGTGGAAGACGCTCTCCAAATACAAGGATCTGCTCGGGGTGGAGTTTGATGTCATAATAGACATAATGGAGTACTCCAAGCCCCGCAGCTCAAAGGAGCTGGCCAGCATCGTGGATGGAGCACTGATGACGAACTTTGGCAGAAGCGCGATGGGGCACACGGTCGTGGACAGCCTGAAGGCGATTCTCGAGATGAGCAGCTACGACTTCTACAGGCTGTACGGACTCACGAGCGAGAGGGCCCTCGTCTTCACCAAGGTCTCCACCGGCAGGTCTCCGATGGTTGCGGTCAGGGTTGCCAACCTTAAGCCGTCCGTTGTCATTCTCAACCCACTAAATTCGGAGAAGGTTGACAGACTCGCCGTTAAAATTGCCGAGATTGAGGGCATCGACCTGATTTTAACCGAGATTGAAGAGGAGGAGGTTGTGGAGCGGCTGAGGGGTCTGGGGGTGTGAGGATGGTCGGGATTGTTTCGTACGGCACGTACATTCCCAAGTTCAGGATAAAGGCTGAGGAGATAGCGAGAATATGGGGAGAGAATGCCGAGGCGATCAAGAACGGCCTCGGTGTATTCGAGAAGAGCGTCCCTGACATCGATGAGGATACTGTCACAATTTCCGTTGAATGCGCGAGGGAGGCGGTGAGGAGGGCTAAGATAGACAAGAACGAGATAGGGGCGATATTCGTCGGCTCCGAGAGCCACCCCTACGCGGTAAAGCCTACAGCGACGATAGTTGGGGAGGCTCTTGCGATAAACAGCTTCTTCCACTCCGCTGACCTCGAGTTCGCGTGCAAGGCAGGAAGTGCGGGAATACAGAACTGCATGGCGATGGTCGAGTCGGGGATGATTAGGTATGGGCTCGCGATCGGCGCTGACACGAGTCAGGGAGCCCCCGGAGACCCGCTGGAGTACTCCGCTGCAGCCGGAGGAGCTGGCTTCATAATCGGGAACGAGAACGTTATAGCCGAGATAAAGGACACGCTCAGCTTCACGACCGACACCCCCGACTTCTGGAGGAGGGAGGGACAGCCCTACCCGAGCCACGGGGGCAGGTTCACCGGAGAGCCCGCGTACTTCAGGCACGTCTCAACCGCTGCCAAGACGATCATGGAGAGGAACAGCCTCACTCCAGAGGACTTCACGTACGCTGTGTTCCACATGCCAAACGGAAAGTTCCCCGTGAGGGTTGCGAGGATGCTTGGTTTTTCCAGCAAGCAGATAGAGCAGGGGCTTGTTGTGAGGTACATAGGCAACACATACTCTGGCTCGTCGCTTCTCGGATTCGCTGCCGTTCTGGATGTCGCGAAGCCGGGAGACAGGATACTGCTCACGTCCTTCGGCAGCGGAGCTGGAAGTGATGCCTTCATTGTCGAGATAACCGAGAACATAGAGAGCTTCGAGAGGACTCCTAAGGTCTGGGAGAAGATAGAGAGGAAGGTGTACATAGACTACGGCATGTACGCGAAGCTCAGGAGAAAGATCAGGATGGGGTGATTTCCATGAGGAGAGTGGCGATCATCGGAGTTGGAATGTCGAGGTTCGGGGAGCTCTGGGAGAGGAGCTTCAGGGACATCGTCATCTCAGCGGGAACTGAGGCCATAGAGGATGCGAACCTCGAGGGGAGAGAGATTGAGGCGATGTACGTTGGGAACATGAGCGGCGGCAGGTTCCTTGCTCAGGAGCACATCGCCGCGCTGATAGCCGACTATTCGGGACTCGCGTCGATAAACATCCCCTCTATAAGGGTTGAAGCCGGGGATGCGAGCGGTGGTGTGGCCCTGAAAGAAGCTTACATTGCTGTAGCGAGCGGGATACATGACATAGTCATAGCTGCAGGAGCGGAAAAGGTCACGGATGTTGGTTCGGCGATGGAGATAATGAACTCGTCCATCGATCAGGAGTGGGAGGCATTCCACGGCGCAACGCTGGCCAGCCTGTACGCGATGATGGCGAGGTTCCACATGCACGAGTACGGCAGCACGGAGGAGGATCTGGCGAAGATCAGCGTGAAAAATCACAGAAATGCTGTTCACAACCCGAAGGCCCAGTTCAGGAGGGAGATAAGTGTGGAGGCGGTGCTGAGCTCACCCTACGTTGCCGAGCCCCTGAAGGTCCTCGACTCCGCTCCGATAAGCGATGGTGCGTCGGTTATCATACTCGCGAGCGAGGACGTGGCGAGGAAGTACACAGACACGCCGGTCTTCATCGACTCCATCGTGCAGTCCAGCGACTACTTCGCCCTGCAGAACAGGGAGGACGTGCTGGAGATGAGGAGCGTTAGGGTTGCGACGAGGAAGGCCTTGAAGCTTGCCAGATGCGAGCTCAGGGACATCGGGGTTTTCGAGATGCACGACTCCTTCACGATAACCGAGATGCTGCTGTACGAAAATGTCGGGATCGCGGAGAAAGGAAAAGGGCACGAGCTCGTGAGGGAGGGTGAGGTGGAACTTGGAGGTAGGACTCCTGTAAACCCTTCAGGAGGTCTAAAGGCCTGTGGGCATGCTGTAGGAGCGACAGGGATAAGGCAGGCCGCTGAAATAGCACTTCAGCTTAGGGGAGACGCGGGCAAGAGGCAGGTTGACGCGGAGAGGGGAATGGTCGTGAATGTTGGCGGCACTGGAGCGACTGCTGTAGTTTCGGTTTTCAGGAGGTGATGCTCATGCTTCCGAGGTTCTGGAGGAAGATCAAGTACAGGTACAATCTGATTGGCACCAAGTGCGAGAACTGCGGCAGAACATTCTACCCGCCGAGAAACCTCTGTCCCGAGTGCAGGAGGAAGAGCAGCATAGTTGAGGTTGAGCTCGGGGATACAGGAGTTGTCCTCAGCTACTCCGTCGTTCACGACGCCCCGGAGAGCATGAAGCTGGAGAGGCCGTACATAGTGGGCCTGATAAGGCTCGACAGCGGCGTTGTGGTGACCTCCCAGATCGTCTGCGATCCCGAGGATGTGAGGATCGGAATGAGGGTCAGGGCAGCATTCAGGAGGTACGGGGAGGACGGGGAGGACGGGATAATCTACTACGGAACCAAGTTCGTTCCGGTCGAGGAATAGGTTTTTATTTTTCCCGCCAAACTTTTTTCGATGCTCTTTGGAACGGCAGGGGTTCCGAACTCTTCTCCCGGACGGAGCACGGTCGACGGGGTAAAGAGAATAAGGGAGCTGAACCTTGACTGCATGGAGGTTCAGTTCGTTAGGGGAGTGAAGATGCGCGATGCGACGGCGAAGCAGGTCAGGATGGTCGCGAGCTCTCTAAACGTCACCCTGAGCGTTCACGCCCCGTACTACATCAACCTTAACGCGGACAGCGAGGTTAAGGTGAGGCAGAGCGTTCAGCGCCTCTATGAGTCGGCGAGGATCGGCAGCATAATGGGGGCGAGGAACATCGTCTTCCACCCGGGCTACTACATGAAGAGGACGAGAGATGAAGCTTTCAGGAGGGTCAGGGACGCACTCGAGGAGCTCGTGGAGGAAATAAGGGCTTTCGGCGTCGTTCTGAGGCCTGAAACATCGGGAAAGAGGGAACAGTTCGGAGAGCTCGAGGAGATAGTGAACCTCTGTGCCGAGCTCGATCTAACCCTGCCGTGCATAGACGTGAGCCACATTCATGCAAGGACGATGGAGTTCAACAGCTACGAGGAGTTCTTCAAGGCCCTCGAGCTTGTGGAGAACGCTCTGGGCAGCGAGGCGGTGAGGGATCTGCACGTGCACATCAGCGGGATAGAGTACGACTCGAAGGGGGAGAAGAGGCACCTCAACCTCAGGGAGTCGGACTTCCGGTTCACCGACCTCCTCAGGGCCCTTTCAGACTACTCCGCAGACGGGCTGGTGATCTGCGAGAGCCCTAACCTCGAGGAGGATGCGGTGATGCTCAAGAAAAAGTTTGAAGAGCTCAGGCAGGCTGCTGGGGCTCGAGGCTGAACTCCTCCACAACCTCGTTAAGCTTCCTGAACCAGTTCTCGAGCTCGTTCCTCAGCTTCTCCTTCAGCGTTTCTATGGGTATCGGCACGTAGAGGTACTTGTATCCTCCGTGCTTCAGTATCCTGTACTCCCTCTCAACGAGTCCCTTCTCCATCAGCGACTGCAGGCTCCTGTAAACCCCACTCCTGTCCTTCCCGACAATCTGGGCCAGCTCGTCCACTCCCACATTGGGGTGCTGGTGGAGTGCAAGGTAAACCTCAATCTCTGAGGGTGTGAGGTTGAGAACGCACTTCAAAATGTGGTGAAAGGTTGTTTCTCCGGAGAACAACTCCTTAAGCCTTTCCTCATCCATTTCACTCACCTTTCTCTATGATTATGAGGGCGTTTTCGGTCTCGACAACGTCAACATCCCTGCCGCTGACAACCTTCTCGAGTCTCACGTCGAACCAGTCTTTTTCGAGTTCGATCTTCTCTCCGCCCACATCCACTGTAACTCTGCCATCCTTTATAAGCTTTAACATTTCCTCCTCGCTCAACTTCTGTACGGCCTGAAGCACCATCCTGACCCTGTCCCTGAACTTCGGCCCGAGGATGCTGAACTTGGGCTTCAACTCTGCCACCCTCGTCTCAATCTCCGGCATCTCCCTTATCAGCTCAACCTGAGCGTTGAGAGCTCCAGCCACATCCCTGACGTCTATCTCCTCGCTGGTGAAGACGAGCATCTTACCGAGGGGTGCGTTGAGCGCTATGCCGTTGTCGTGCTTGTACCTCCTCACGGCCTCCACTATGCTCTTTATCAGCTCGCCTCTCCTTTCTGCCCTCTCATCTATGAGCGACTCGTCAGCCTCAGGGTAGCTCTGCAGGTGGACGCTGCCCTCGCCAGAGAATATCTGCCACGTCTCCTCCGCAAGGAACGGCGTTATCGGGGCGAGCATCCTTATGAGGGCAGAGATTACCTTGTGAAGCGTGTACTTTGCAGGGATCTTCTCCTCCTCGGTGCCGGAATAGAGCCTGTTCTTGACCAGCTCAATGTAGTTGTCCGCGAACTCGTACCATGTGAACCCCCTTATCGCCTTGAGGGCCTGGCTGAAGTTGTACTCTCCCATCGCCCCGTCAACTTCGGCAATCAGCCTGTTGAGCTTGGAGAGTATCCACCTGTCCGCATCTCTCAGGTACTTCCTGTGGCTCTCCTCGGGCACGTAGCCCTCAAGATGTGGCATCGCAAACCTCAGAATGCTCCAGAACTTCTGCTGGAATCTTGAGGCCGCGACGACCTCCTTCCAGCTGAATATGACGTCCGTGCCCATCACTCCTCCTATCGCCGCCCACTGCCTCATCGCGTCTGCTCCGTACTTCTCAATGACCTCCTCGGGAGAGATGACGTTGCCGAGGCTCTTGCTCATCTTCCTGCCATCCTCTCCGAGGACCATCCCGTTTATCACTATCTCATACCAAGGAATCTGGCCTGTCAGGGCGAGGCTCCTCAGAATTGTGTAGAATGCCCACGTCCTGATTATGTCGTGACCCTGAGGCCTTAGATGGGTAGGGTACTCCTTCTGGTCGTCGGGCCAGCCTGTTATCGCCAGCGGTGTTATGCTCGAGTCCATCCATGTGTCGAGGACATCATCCTCTCCCTCAAACTCCGTACCTCTACATTTGGGGCACGGCTCCCTCGGCATGTCCTTTGTCGGGTCGACAGGCAGCCACTCCTCCTTCGCAACCACCGTCTCTCCACAATTCTTGCAGTACCAGACTGGGATTGGTGTGGCGAAGACTCTCTGCCTGCTTATGACCCAGTCCCACTCCATGCTCTCAACCCAGCTCTCGAGCCTTGAGAACATGTGCTCCGGAACCCACTTTATCTTCCTCGCCTCCTCCAGAATCCTCTCCTTGTCGATCTTAACGAACCACTGCTTTTCCGCGACAATTTCCACGGGAGTCTTGCACCTCCAGCAAACGCCAACGTTGTGATCTACCTCTTCCTGCCTGAGCAGCCTGCCCTCCCTCTTCAGGTCCTCAAGTATCTTCTCCCTCGCCTCCGGTATTGTGAGCCCCCGATACTTGCCAGCCTTCTCGTTGAGCCTGCCGTCCCTTGTAAGAACGTCCCTCAGCTCGAGTTTGTGCTTCTTCCACCACCTGACGTCCTGCCTGTCACCAAATGTGCAGATCATCACCATTCCAGTGCCGTACTCCGGATCGACCTCGTCGTCTGCGATGACTTTAACCTCATGTCCCGTACCCGGCACCCTCACGACCTTGCCGACCACATCCCTGTAGCGCTCATCTTCAGGATGAACAGCCACTGCAACACACGCCGGGATGAGCTCCGGCCTCGTGGTGGCGATTATGACGTCATCATCAAACTTTATGTAGTTGAGCTTGGTCTTCCCGCTCTTGTACTCGATCTCCGCGAGGGCTATGGTCGTCTCACACCTCGGGCAGTGGATGACGGGATGCTCCCCCCGATAGATCAGCCCCTTGTTGTACATTCTGACGAAGCTCACCTGCGTCTTCCTGTAGTACTCGGGGTACATGGTGATGTACTCCTTGCTCCAGTCTATGCTGAAGCCCAGCCTCCTCATCGTCCTCCTCATCTTCTCTATGTTCTCCTCGGTGAACTTCACGCAGAGCTCCCTGAACTTCTCCCTCGGAACGTCGCTCTTCTTTATGCCGTACATCTCCTCAACCTTGACCTCGGTGGGCAGTCCGTGGCAGTCCCATCCCTGCGGGAACATGACCTCGTAGCCCTTCATCCTCTTGTAGCGGGCTATGAAGTCTATGTAGCACCAGTTCAGCGCGTTTCCAATGTGGAACGTGCCCGTTGGATAGGGGGGAGGGGTGTCAATTATGAAATGTGGCTTCTCGGAGTTCCAGTCAAAATAGTACATCTCATCTTTCCACTTCTCAACCCACTTCTCCTCGACCTTTTGAGCGTGATACTCCTTCTCCATCCGATCACCTCACGTAGTTGGTGAGTTTCCCTATGCCATCTATCTCGACCACAACCTCATCGCCCTTATTAAGCTTGCCCACACCCGCAGGTGTGCCGGTGGTTATCACATCACCCTCCTTGAGCGTCATTATCGAGGAGATGTAGGATACAAGCTGGTAAACGTCGAAGACCAGATTTGACGTGCTCGACTCCTGAACCTTCCTTCCATTTAGGTATGTCCTTATGCCCAGACTGGAGGGGTCGAGGTCGGTGACCACGTAAGGCCCTATTGGTGAGAACGTGTCGAAGGACTTGGCCATCCCCCACTGCCAGCCGGCCTGCTGTAGGTCTCTGGCCGTGACGTCGTTGAAGCACGTGTATCCGAGGATGTACTCCTTCGCCTCCTCTGGAGATACGTCCCTGCACCTCTCCGCTATCACCACGGCAAGCTCACCCTCGTAGTCCACCCTCTCACTCTTTTCGGGCAGCACTATGTAATCGCGATCCCCGATGACTGATGAGGGTGACTTCATGAAAAGCGCCGGCTCGCTCGGGATCTCCATCTTGAGCTCCTCAGCGTGATCCCTGTAGTTTAAACCAACGCCCACAATCTTCTCGGGAGTTACGGGAGGGAGGAACCTGACCTCTTCAACGTCGAAGCTCAAACCATCAATTCTGACTTTGCCACCTTCAATTTCAAAATAGTCCTCGAAGAACTCCCCTCTTGCGATGAATCTGCCGTATGCAATCATGGATTAGGGGTTGAACTCTCAAAATATATTGCTTTCTATGCGAGTCCTTTCAAATTGTTTTTATTCTCCCGTGCTGGCTTTAACATGATGCTCGCAGTACTCTCAGGAGGCACGGGCACCCCGAAGCTTCTGACGGGGATGAAGGAGGTCAACCCGGACTTTGCCGTGATAGTGAACACGGCCGAGGATGTGTGGGTTTCGGGAAACAAGATCTGCCCGGACATAGACTCGGTCATCTACGCTCTTGCCGGGGTAATTGACGAGAGCAAGTGGTGGGGAGTGCGCGGGGACACCTTCGTCACACACCAGCGACTCAAAGAGCTTGGATTGGATGAGGGCATGATGATCGGCGACCTCGACAGAGCGACGCACATTCTGAGGAGCGAGGTTTTGAGGAGTGGTGGGAGCCTGAAAGAGGCCACCGACGCGCTCAGGAGAGCTTACGGAGTGGAGCAGCCCGTGCTCCCAATGTGCGAGGAGGAGGTGTCGACCCACATAGTAACAAGCGAGGGTGAGATGCACTTTCAGGAGTTCTGGGTTGTCAGGAAGGGCGAGCCCAAGGTGAGGGACGTTGTTGTGAAGGGCATAGAGAACGCAAGGCCTGCCGAGGGTGTGATCGAGGCGATAGAGGAGAGTGAGGCTGTTGTAATAGGCCCGAGCAACCCCGTTACGAGCATAAACCCCATACTCATGGTAAGGGGCGTGAGGGAGGCTCTGGAAGAGAAGAGGGTCATCGCAATCTCTCCAGTAGTTGGAACGAGTCCTGTAAGCGGGCCAGCAGGGAAGTTTCTGAGAGCTCTTGGATATGAGGTCAGCCCGAAGGGGGTTCTCGACTTTTACGGAGGGCTCGTGGACGTGTTCGTGGTTCAGGAGGGAGATCTCTTCACCTACCCCGGCTGCGAGGTGGTGGAGACAAACACAATGATGAAAAGCAGGGATGATGCGGTCAGACTTTCAGAATTCATTCTTGGACTTCTTTGAAGTACTTCTCCAGTATCTTCTTCTGCCCCCTCCTGAGAATTTCGGAGAGTGTTGAGGAGGCTATTCCGAAGTGCTCCGCTATCTCCTCGAGCCTTATCTTCTTGGGGTAGTCGAAGTAGCCCTTCTCCAGCGCATACCTGAGAATCTCCTCTTCCCTGTACGTGGTTCCGGTCTTGGACGGCTTGCCCTTGTATATTATGTCGAAATCCACTCCATACTCTTCAAGCTTGGACATCAGCCTTCTGAACGAGTCGTCATCGCATATCACGTCCCACACAATCTCTCCGTCGCTGATGTCTGCCTTCCTCAGTATGCAGCCCGACTGGACGATTGGCAGGGCGACCATGCAGGTGTGCTCCTTTATCAGCACCTTCGCCTCATCTCTCGAGAGGAGAACCGTGTCGCACATCTCGGGCAGATGCTCCACCGCATGGCTCACGTTCTTTCCCTTAACCTGAAACAGACCCTTTATTGTCTCTCCAACATCCGTGAGGCCCTCAACTTTCGTTATGACGTCTTGCATTGCCGCAATGAGGCCAAGGGCACAGTTCTCTGGAAGTTTTGTTTTTATCTGGAGCTCTATCACGAGCGAGCTTTTGAAACTATGTTAATTTAAGTTTTCCATTTGTGCCGGTGACAGACCAAAACGTTTAAAAACACATTTGGGGCTAAGGCAATTCAGCCATTGTGCCCGGGTGGTGTAGCCAGGCCTAACATGCGGGCCTGTCGAGCCCGCGCCTCGGGTTCAAATCCCGGCCCGGGCGCTTTTATCCACAATCTATGTGTAATGCTGGTTTGTTAGTGTCTGCCAAGAGATTTAATGATCATGAATCTCAAGTTCTGAAGCTTTCGAAACCACTCTAACACCTTCAGACTTGCACGGTTCCTCAAAATCTCCATCCAGCGTAACCAGAACGTCAACCTCATGCTTTATGCAGGTCGCAAGAATAATTGCATCGTTTGGTAGAAGGCTATACTCCTTCATCAAGTCATAGGACTTTTCCACCACTTCTTCATCCACCTGAAGGATGCTGAACTGGTTTATGAACTCGAGTGGATCCTTCTCATCAATGTATTCTGAAATCTCCCCCTTTCCCTTCATCGTCAGAGGAGATTTTCCCGATTTCAGAGACAGGTAGTGAAATATGAACTCGCTAAAGACGATGTCGTTTATGAACGCGTTTACGTCAAATTTCCTGAGCTTTTTGAGAATCGCTCCAGCTTCAGGATTACCATTTACAAACTCGATGAGAACTGACGAGTCCACGAAAACCCTTACTGGAGATACAACTCCTCTTCCCTCACTTCACCCTGATACTTTCCAAAGTATCTGTCGAGAATGTCGTCTCTGAGCTTTTTCTGCTGGAGAACACTCTTCACGGCATCCTCAACAGCTTTCCTAACCTTTTCTTCCATTCCGTCGGGGACTTTTAGCCTGATGGTTATTTCGGCCATAACCGATTACAGTTCTGTCATGGAAGTATTTAAGAGTGTTGATGTTTGTTTTTTCTTTTTTGAATGAATGTCTTCTGCCTAAAAGATATATCAGCTCGGGACAAGACACTTTCATGGACACACTGTCGTTACTCGGCAGCGTATTGGCACTCGGCCTTGCAGTGGTTTATGGTCTTTATGCAGTTGCAGGCCTACTCTTCAGCTCGGCCGGAGGAGTGCTTGGTCTAACGGGGGTTGTGCTCGTGGCAAAGTCGCTTCTGTTCGGAGCAGTGTCGTTCGCGCTGTCCCTTGCACTGGCGCTGTTTGGCAGAGGCAGGCTTGCGCTCATAGTCTCGAAGGTATGTGGCGTGGTGTTCGTTGCGGTGTTCATTGCAGTTCTTGCTACGGCTGTGATCAGCGGTGAGGAGCATTTTTATGAGTACGTGAGGGTGTATTCTCTCTCGCTCGCTGGCGGGATTCTGGTGTTACTTGCTACGAGGAGGAGGGCTGCCTGACAACCGGATACCCCTTTTTCATCCACGCTTCTATTCCTCCCTCCATGTTGTAAACGTGCCTGAAGCCCATTCTGACCATAGTTTCGCACGCTATTTTGCTCTTGAACCCCGTCTTGCAGTACACGAGGTATGTTTTGTTCAGGTCGAGCTCCTCGAGCTTCTTTCTGAAGTTCCTTCCGAACACGTCGATGTTGATGGCTCCCGGTATGTGGCCCTCCTCGTACTCCTTCGGTGTTCTCACGTCTATTATGACGAAACTGCTGTTTCCTGCATGCTCTTCTATCATCCTGTACGCCTCGTCAACCGTGATGTCCTTGTATCTGTTCTCCTCGTTTTTGTTCCCCGCGTTCTGGATGCATCCTGCCACGAGGATGGAGGTGATGATGAGCAGGAGCGCGACCATCCGTTTCATTGTATGAAGTTGTCTTCGGGAGTATTTACCATTTACCGGCTGCATTGACGTGCGATCGCAATATAAGAAAACCTTTAAATAGCCACCACTTCGCATTATTAATAGTGATAAATAATGATGGGGATCTATCCACCTAAGGAATTTATTCAGCAGGCAAACGTCAGAGACCCGGCAATCTACTCACGGGCGTCCGAGAACTGGGTGGAGTTCTGGGAGGACTTTGCCAGAGAGCTCGAGTGGTTTGAGCCATGGGAGAAGTTTCTGGACGACTCGAAGGCGCCATACTTCAGA
Coding sequences within it:
- a CDS encoding helix-turn-helix domain-containing protein, which codes for MDFLAKRFAELIAGNIVFSDSYGDAIKKWRTIFDVPQKELAERLEITPSVISDYESNRRKSPGTAFIKKLVETLIEIDRERGWKTLSKYKDLLGVEFDVIIDIMEYSKPRSSKELASIVDGALMTNFGRSAMGHTVVDSLKAILEMSSYDFYRLYGLTSERALVFTKVSTGRSPMVAVRVANLKPSVVILNPLNSEKVDRLAVKIAEIEGIDLILTEIEEEEVVERLRGLGV
- a CDS encoding hydroxymethylglutaryl-CoA synthase, whose protein sequence is MVGIVSYGTYIPKFRIKAEEIARIWGENAEAIKNGLGVFEKSVPDIDEDTVTISVECAREAVRRAKIDKNEIGAIFVGSESHPYAVKPTATIVGEALAINSFFHSADLEFACKAGSAGIQNCMAMVESGMIRYGLAIGADTSQGAPGDPLEYSAAAGGAGFIIGNENVIAEIKDTLSFTTDTPDFWRREGQPYPSHGGRFTGEPAYFRHVSTAAKTIMERNSLTPEDFTYAVFHMPNGKFPVRVARMLGFSSKQIEQGLVVRYIGNTYSGSSLLGFAAVLDVAKPGDRILLTSFGSGAGSDAFIVEITENIESFERTPKVWEKIERKVYIDYGMYAKLRRKIRMG
- a CDS encoding thiolase domain-containing protein, which encodes MRRVAIIGVGMSRFGELWERSFRDIVISAGTEAIEDANLEGREIEAMYVGNMSGGRFLAQEHIAALIADYSGLASINIPSIRVEAGDASGGVALKEAYIAVASGIHDIVIAAGAEKVTDVGSAMEIMNSSIDQEWEAFHGATLASLYAMMARFHMHEYGSTEEDLAKISVKNHRNAVHNPKAQFRREISVEAVLSSPYVAEPLKVLDSAPISDGASVIILASEDVARKYTDTPVFIDSIVQSSDYFALQNREDVLEMRSVRVATRKALKLARCELRDIGVFEMHDSFTITEMLLYENVGIAEKGKGHELVREGEVELGGRTPVNPSGGLKACGHAVGATGIRQAAEIALQLRGDAGKRQVDAERGMVVNVGGTGATAVVSVFRR
- a CDS encoding Zn-ribbon domain-containing OB-fold protein; the protein is MLPRFWRKIKYRYNLIGTKCENCGRTFYPPRNLCPECRRKSSIVEVELGDTGVVLSYSVVHDAPESMKLERPYIVGLIRLDSGVVVTSQIVCDPEDVRIGMRVRAAFRRYGEDGEDGIIYYGTKFVPVEE
- a CDS encoding TIM barrel protein produces the protein MLFGTAGVPNSSPGRSTVDGVKRIRELNLDCMEVQFVRGVKMRDATAKQVRMVASSLNVTLSVHAPYYINLNADSEVKVRQSVQRLYESARIGSIMGARNIVFHPGYYMKRTRDEAFRRVRDALEELVEEIRAFGVVLRPETSGKREQFGELEEIVNLCAELDLTLPCIDVSHIHARTMEFNSYEEFFKALELVENALGSEAVRDLHVHISGIEYDSKGEKRHLNLRESDFRFTDLLRALSDYSADGLVICESPNLEEDAVMLKKKFEELRQAAGARG
- a CDS encoding helix-turn-helix domain-containing protein; protein product: MDEERLKELFSGETTFHHILKCVLNLTPSEIEVYLALHQHPNVGVDELAQIVGKDRSGVYRSLQSLMEKGLVEREYRILKHGGYKYLYVPIPIETLKEKLRNELENWFRKLNEVVEEFSLEPQQPA
- a CDS encoding valine--tRNA ligase, with amino-acid sequence MEKEYHAQKVEEKWVEKWKDEMYYFDWNSEKPHFIIDTPPPYPTGTFHIGNALNWCYIDFIARYKRMKGYEVMFPQGWDCHGLPTEVKVEEMYGIKKSDVPREKFRELCVKFTEENIEKMRRTMRRLGFSIDWSKEYITMYPEYYRKTQVSFVRMYNKGLIYRGEHPVIHCPRCETTIALAEIEYKSGKTKLNYIKFDDDVIIATTRPELIPACVAVAVHPEDERYRDVVGKVVRVPGTGHEVKVIADDEVDPEYGTGMVMICTFGDRQDVRWWKKHKLELRDVLTRDGRLNEKAGKYRGLTIPEAREKILEDLKREGRLLRQEEVDHNVGVCWRCKTPVEIVAEKQWFVKIDKERILEEARKIKWVPEHMFSRLESWVESMEWDWVISRQRVFATPIPVWYCKNCGETVVAKEEWLPVDPTKDMPREPCPKCRGTEFEGEDDVLDTWMDSSITPLAITGWPDDQKEYPTHLRPQGHDIIRTWAFYTILRSLALTGQIPWYEIVINGMVLGEDGRKMSKSLGNVISPEEVIEKYGADAMRQWAAIGGVMGTDVIFSWKEVVAASRFQQKFWSILRFAMPHLEGYVPEESHRKYLRDADRWILSKLNRLIAEVDGAMGEYNFSQALKAIRGFTWYEFADNYIELVKNRLYSGTEEEKIPAKYTLHKVISALIRMLAPITPFLAEETWQIFSGEGSVHLQSYPEADESLIDERAERRGELIKSIVEAVRRYKHDNGIALNAPLGKMLVFTSEEIDVRDVAGALNAQVELIREMPEIETRVAELKPKFSILGPKFRDRVRMVLQAVQKLSEEEMLKLIKDGRVTVDVGGEKIELEKDWFDVRLEKVVSGRDVDVVETENALIIIEKGE
- a CDS encoding fumarylacetoacetate hydrolase family protein; the protein is MIAYGRFIARGEFFEDYFEIEGGKVRIDGLSFDVEEVRFLPPVTPEKIVGVGLNYRDHAEELKMEIPSEPALFMKSPSSVIGDRDYIVLPEKSERVDYEGELAVVIAERCRDVSPEEAKEYILGYTCFNDVTARDLQQAGWQWGMAKSFDTFSPIGPYVVTDLDPSSLGIRTYLNGRKVQESSTSNLVFDVYQLVSYISSIMTLKEGDVITTGTPAGVGKLNKGDEVVVEIDGIGKLTNYVR
- the cofD gene encoding 2-phospho-L-lactate transferase, coding for MMLAVLSGGTGTPKLLTGMKEVNPDFAVIVNTAEDVWVSGNKICPDIDSVIYALAGVIDESKWWGVRGDTFVTHQRLKELGLDEGMMIGDLDRATHILRSEVLRSGGSLKEATDALRRAYGVEQPVLPMCEEEVSTHIVTSEGEMHFQEFWVVRKGEPKVRDVVVKGIENARPAEGVIEAIEESEAVVIGPSNPVTSINPILMVRGVREALEEKRVIAISPVVGTSPVSGPAGKFLRALGYEVSPKGVLDFYGGLVDVFVVQEGDLFTYPGCEVVETNTMMKSRDDAVRLSEFILGLL
- a CDS encoding helix-turn-helix domain-containing protein; amino-acid sequence: MIELQIKTKLPENCALGLIAAMQDVITKVEGLTDVGETIKGLFQVKGKNVSHAVEHLPEMCDTVLLSRDEAKVLIKEHTCMVALPIVQSGCILRKADISDGEIVWDVICDDDSFRRLMSKLEEYGVDFDIIYKGKPSKTGTTYREEEILRYALEKGYFDYPKKIRLEEIAEHFGIASSTLSEILRRGQKKILEKYFKEVQE
- a CDS encoding type II toxin-antitoxin system VapC family toxin — translated: MDSSVLIEFVNGNPEAGAILKKLRKFDVNAFINDIVFSEFIFHYLSLKSGKSPLTMKGKGEISEYIDEKDPLEFINQFSILQVDEEVVEKSYDLMKEYSLLPNDAIILATCIKHEVDVLVTLDGDFEEPCKSEGVRVVSKASELEIHDH
- a CDS encoding rhodanese-like domain-containing protein, translated to MKRMVALLLIITSILVAGCIQNAGNKNEENRYKDITVDEAYRMIEEHAGNSSFVIIDVRTPKEYEEGHIPGAINIDVFGRNFRKKLEELDLNKTYLVYCKTGFKSKIACETMVRMGFRHVYNMEGGIEAWMKKGYPVVRQPSSS